A single region of the Changchengzhania lutea genome encodes:
- a CDS encoding formate--tetrahydrofolate ligase: MTDLQIAKTITLKPITTIAEKLGIQPEQIEMYGKYKAKLPLKAINKKVADNSNLILVSAISPTPAGEGKTTMSIGLSEGLNRLNKKATVVLREPSLGPVFGIKGGATGGGYSQVLPMEDINLHFTGDFSAIEKAHNLLAAIIDNNIQSKTNSLRIDSRTISWKRVVDMNDRALRRVIVGLGGTTSGVPRETGFDITAASEIMAILCLAENLIDLKTRLGNIFVGYTYDKKPIYAKDLKAEGAMAVLLKDAIKPNLVQTIESNPAIIHGGPFANIAQGTNSVIATLMGMSHSEYTVTEAGFGFDLGAEKFFDIKCQSAGLKPKAVVLTTTIRALKYHGGADLKALTTENLDALKKGLPNLEKHLENISKFKVVSIIAINKFTTDTDAEIKLITEFAESKGVRVALADVWGKGGEGALDLAKSVIDAVESNTSNFTPLYNWNASVTDKIETICTEIYGAEYVDYTSKAKTHLNKINHLGLDHLPICIAKTQKSLSDNPKLLGRPKDFIITVREIEIASGAGFLIPITGDIMRMPGLPAHPASEGIDINDDGEITGLF; the protein is encoded by the coding sequence ATGACCGATTTACAAATTGCTAAAACCATTACCCTAAAACCTATTACAACTATAGCTGAAAAATTGGGTATCCAACCAGAACAAATTGAAATGTATGGCAAATACAAGGCTAAATTACCATTAAAAGCCATAAACAAAAAGGTGGCCGATAATAGTAATTTGATTCTAGTTTCGGCCATTTCGCCCACACCTGCAGGTGAAGGAAAAACAACCATGTCCATCGGTTTGTCTGAAGGTTTAAATAGATTGAATAAAAAGGCAACCGTAGTATTGAGAGAGCCATCCTTAGGGCCTGTTTTTGGAATTAAAGGTGGTGCTACTGGTGGTGGATACTCCCAGGTACTGCCTATGGAAGATATCAATCTGCATTTTACTGGCGACTTTTCCGCAATTGAAAAAGCGCATAATTTATTAGCCGCAATTATTGATAATAATATTCAAAGCAAGACCAACTCGCTACGCATAGACTCCAGAACGATAAGCTGGAAACGCGTGGTCGATATGAACGATCGTGCCTTAAGACGCGTTATCGTAGGTTTAGGTGGTACCACATCGGGTGTCCCAAGAGAAACTGGTTTTGATATTACAGCAGCTTCAGAAATTATGGCTATTCTGTGTTTAGCTGAAAACTTGATAGACCTAAAAACACGTTTGGGTAACATTTTTGTAGGTTATACCTATGACAAAAAACCCATTTACGCTAAAGATTTAAAAGCGGAAGGCGCCATGGCCGTGTTACTAAAGGACGCCATAAAACCTAATTTGGTGCAGACTATTGAAAGCAACCCTGCCATCATTCATGGCGGCCCATTTGCAAATATTGCCCAAGGCACTAATTCTGTTATTGCTACCCTAATGGGGATGTCGCATTCTGAGTATACCGTTACGGAAGCTGGTTTTGGATTTGATTTGGGTGCGGAGAAGTTCTTTGATATTAAATGTCAAAGTGCTGGACTTAAACCCAAAGCGGTCGTACTAACCACAACCATTCGCGCCTTAAAATACCATGGTGGTGCCGATTTAAAAGCACTTACTACAGAAAACTTAGACGCCTTAAAAAAAGGACTTCCCAATTTGGAAAAGCATCTTGAAAACATCTCTAAGTTTAAAGTGGTATCCATTATTGCTATTAATAAATTTACAACTGATACGGACGCTGAAATCAAGCTCATTACAGAGTTTGCCGAATCAAAAGGTGTACGCGTGGCTTTAGCAGATGTTTGGGGCAAGGGCGGTGAAGGTGCTCTTGATTTAGCAAAATCAGTTATAGATGCTGTGGAATCCAATACGTCTAACTTCACACCTTTATACAATTGGAACGCTAGTGTAACAGATAAAATTGAAACCATCTGTACCGAAATTTATGGTGCGGAATACGTCGATTACACCTCTAAAGCCAAAACTCATTTAAATAAAATAAACCATTTAGGATTAGATCATCTACCCATTTGTATTGCAAAGACCCAAAAATCACTTTCAGATAATCCGAAGCTGTTAGGTCGCCCAAAGGATTTT